One segment of Spirochaetota bacterium DNA contains the following:
- a CDS encoding nucleotidyltransferase domain-containing protein: MIIGDITIKLTPIFKHYNVVFAYLFGSTAKNELSPSSDIDIAVYLKNGYPQKLFDTLLSIHLDTCRALKANDVDIVVLNANYNLMLIDEIIRNGILLYDADPPLREEFELKMIHAAIDFKTQRFITIGV; encoded by the coding sequence ATGATTATCGGTGACATTACAATTAAACTTACCCCTATTTTTAAACACTATAATGTTGTGTTTGCATATTTATTTGGTTCAACGGCAAAAAACGAACTATCGCCATCAAGTGATATTGATATTGCAGTCTATTTAAAAAACGGATATCCACAAAAGTTATTTGATACACTGCTTTCAATTCATCTTGATACCTGCAGAGCTTTGAAAGCAAATGACGTTGACATTGTTGTCCTTAATGCAAATTACAACTTAATGCTCATTGATGAGATTATCCGAAATGGAATACTGCTTTATGATGCTGATCCACCACTGCGCGAAGAATTTGAATTGAAAATGATTCATGCAGCTATTGACTTCAAAACTCAGCGTTTTATCACAATTGGAGTGTAA
- a CDS encoding STAS domain-containing protein — VIRDVEAAWNDALSRNPKVIGINCKNLKFIDSSALGTLVKFMNSATNRKITLSLFNVPPSIITIFKTSRLDRFFTINTKEDFENKYLLVR, encoded by the coding sequence GTTATCCGTGATGTTGAAGCTGCATGGAATGACGCTTTGAGCAGAAACCCTAAAGTCATTGGCATTAACTGCAAGAATTTAAAATTTATTGATTCATCAGCCCTTGGCACATTAGTAAAATTTATGAACAGTGCAACAAATCGAAAGATAACATTATCGCTTTTTAATGTGCCACCATCAATAATAACCATTTTTAAAACTTCCCGTTTAGACAGATTTTTTACAATCAATACAAAAGAGGATTTTGAAAATAAATATCTTTTAGTTAGATGA
- a CDS encoding thiamine pyrophosphate-binding protein, with product MAINGGHLIGKYLSKRNVQFAFGISGGHIEALLDGLQQYGIRSIDVRHEQAAVMMAHAVAVYTGNPGVCFLTAGPGFTNGITGIANASLDNAPVVVLCGRHPLRDDHKGALQEMNQLDVVKPLVKWCATCYDTKRIPEYLDLAFRHATCGRPGPVFLELPPDVLSKSVEDFEFMPSVDTFTSLPDSSYLYKASEIINSAQRPLFIGGTGIGYSNCTLELQAFIEKTGIPFILLNGGRGVLPDNHPQSIWNIGNVGLMMTMSQADVIVAAGIRFNWLFQSGAIIPPTTKVVRIDIEPTEINRNRIADVGLVGDAGATLKALLPLVEQKSHAQWIDALTQAGYAFIDSEIKLRQKPSDPIHPIRLVAKIQEVFGTDALYVVDGGDTTYFGLVGFQSKHKAGVLSQSAGLLGCLGAGIPFAIAAKLVHPDKQVVVLNGDGSFGFNGFEFDTAVRHNVPFICVVNNDCAWGMIKHSQELSIGKERTTCAELGLRRYEKIVEGMGGYGEFVEKDEAIAPALIRAKESGKPACVNVLTDPTVTSPATLLFYQSLKFD from the coding sequence ATGGCTATAAATGGTGGCCACTTAATAGGAAAGTACTTGTCAAAGCGCAATGTACAGTTTGCATTTGGCATATCCGGTGGGCATATTGAAGCTCTGCTTGATGGATTGCAGCAGTATGGTATCAGGTCAATTGATGTACGGCATGAGCAAGCTGCGGTAATGATGGCTCATGCAGTAGCAGTATATACAGGCAATCCCGGTGTGTGCTTTTTAACTGCAGGGCCAGGATTTACCAATGGCATCACCGGTATTGCAAATGCCTCGTTGGATAATGCGCCGGTTGTGGTTTTGTGTGGACGTCATCCTCTGCGCGATGACCACAAAGGTGCATTGCAAGAGATGAATCAACTTGATGTGGTAAAGCCCCTGGTAAAATGGTGTGCAACATGCTACGATACAAAGCGCATTCCTGAGTATCTGGATCTGGCATTCAGGCATGCAACATGTGGAAGACCAGGGCCTGTATTTTTGGAACTGCCACCGGATGTATTGAGCAAGTCAGTTGAAGATTTTGAATTTATGCCCAGCGTTGATACATTTACTTCTCTCCCTGATTCCTCATATCTTTATAAAGCTTCGGAAATTATCAACAGTGCACAAAGGCCCCTTTTTATTGGTGGGACAGGAATTGGCTACAGCAACTGTACACTTGAGTTACAGGCATTTATAGAAAAAACCGGCATTCCGTTTATATTGCTTAATGGAGGGCGCGGAGTTCTTCCTGACAATCATCCACAATCAATCTGGAACATTGGTAACGTTGGCTTAATGATGACCATGTCACAGGCTGATGTCATTGTTGCAGCAGGCATTCGCTTTAACTGGCTCTTTCAGTCAGGTGCAATTATCCCGCCAACCACTAAAGTTGTGCGCATTGATATTGAACCAACCGAAATCAACCGTAATCGCATTGCAGATGTTGGGCTTGTGGGCGATGCAGGTGCAACGCTGAAAGCACTCCTGCCCCTGGTTGAACAAAAAAGCCATGCGCAATGGATTGACGCGCTTACGCAGGCGGGATATGCATTTATTGACAGCGAAATTAAATTGCGCCAAAAGCCTTCTGACCCAATTCATCCTATACGGCTTGTTGCAAAGATACAGGAGGTCTTTGGCACCGATGCGCTGTATGTGGTTGATGGTGGCGATACTACCTACTTTGGGCTTGTAGGATTTCAGTCTAAACACAAAGCAGGGGTGCTGTCACAATCAGCAGGATTGTTAGGTTGCCTGGGGGCTGGCATACCGTTTGCTATTGCAGCCAAACTGGTTCATCCCGACAAGCAGGTGGTGGTATTAAACGGCGATGGATCATTTGGGTTTAACGGCTTTGAATTTGATACCGCAGTGCGTCACAATGTGCCTTTTATTTGCGTGGTGAACAATGACTGCGCATGGGGAATGATTAAGCACAGTCAGGAACTATCAATTGGCAAAGAGCGTACAACCTGTGCGGAACTTGGACTTAGACGCTACGAAAAGATTGTTGAAGGTATGGGTGGATACGGCGAATTTGTTGAAAAGGATGAGGCGATAGCTCCTGCGCTCATCCGCGCAAAGGAAAGCGGCAAACCTGCATGTGTGAATGTGCTCACTGACCCAACAGTGACAAGCCCTGCAACGCTTTTGTTTTATCAGTCGTTAAAGTTTGATTGA
- a CDS encoding DUF86 domain-containing protein: protein MERILYKIGKIREYLSIIHSIKDDCNNRFTSDPIYKGALLHYLYLLSDSCITLAELVIKYKKLRIPQTYYEAIDILGENNIIDPVFAHSFAKIAGFRNYLAHDYEQINPFIICNEILNKLQDIESYLSQIENSLGISFYK, encoded by the coding sequence ATGGAACGAATACTATACAAAATTGGAAAAATTAGAGAATATCTATCAATTATACATTCAATAAAAGACGATTGCAATAATCGCTTTACCAGCGATCCTATTTATAAAGGAGCATTGCTTCATTACCTCTATCTTTTATCAGATTCTTGCATTACTTTGGCTGAGCTTGTTATTAAATACAAAAAATTGCGCATTCCTCAAACATACTACGAAGCCATCGACATATTGGGCGAAAACAATATAATAGACCCTGTATTTGCCCATTCGTTTGCCAAAATTGCAGGATTTAGAAATTATTTAGCCCACGATTATGAACAGATAAATCCATTTATAATCTGTAACGAAATTTTAAATAAACTTCAAGATATTGAAAGCTATCTATCTCAAATT
- a CDS encoding acetyl-CoA C-acetyltransferase — translation MADNDVVVVSACRTPIGSFGQSLKDVKAYELAAIVMKEALQRAHIEGSALSDVIFGNCLMGSDEANVARTAALKAGIPVEVPATSVQRQCASGMTAVVFGTQQLIAGDSDIVLVGGVESMSNAPYVLWKARWGLRLTHSELTDAMWELLHSGSGLLGEPYIMGQTAENLAEKYNISRQEQDQVAYESHKKAAAAIDSGRFNDEIVPVPIPQKKGEPKLFEKDEHVRRDVTLESLAALKPAFKKNGTVTAGNASGINDGAAALVLTTAKRAHQLGVKPLARIAANAFAGVEPHLMGYGPVPAVNKLLKKTGKKLDDIDLIELNEAFAAQYLACEKGLGLDRSKVNVNGSGIALGHPVGCTGARIIVSLIYEMKKRNAQWGIATLCVGGGMGAAVLVENI, via the coding sequence ATGGCAGACAACGATGTAGTAGTTGTATCGGCTTGCAGAACACCAATAGGAAGTTTTGGACAATCGCTAAAGGATGTTAAAGCGTATGAATTAGCTGCAATTGTTATGAAGGAAGCTTTGCAGCGTGCACACATTGAAGGCAGTGCATTGTCGGATGTTATCTTTGGTAACTGTTTGATGGGCTCTGATGAAGCTAATGTGGCTCGTACAGCTGCCCTGAAAGCAGGTATCCCCGTTGAGGTACCAGCAACATCAGTACAGCGGCAATGCGCCTCTGGCATGACAGCGGTGGTGTTTGGTACACAGCAGCTTATTGCTGGGGATTCGGATATTGTATTGGTTGGTGGAGTTGAGTCAATGTCAAATGCTCCCTATGTACTATGGAAAGCACGCTGGGGGCTACGCCTTACTCATTCAGAGCTAACTGATGCAATGTGGGAACTGCTTCATTCAGGCAGTGGCCTTTTAGGTGAGCCGTATATCATGGGGCAGACAGCTGAAAATCTAGCGGAAAAATACAATATATCACGCCAGGAGCAGGACCAGGTTGCATACGAAAGCCATAAAAAAGCTGCCGCAGCTATTGATTCAGGAAGATTTAATGATGAGATAGTTCCTGTTCCTATACCTCAGAAAAAAGGTGAACCTAAATTATTTGAAAAAGATGAACATGTTCGCCGTGATGTTACACTGGAAAGCCTTGCTGCCCTGAAACCTGCATTTAAAAAGAATGGCACAGTAACTGCTGGCAATGCATCAGGTATTAATGATGGTGCAGCGGCACTGGTGCTTACAACGGCTAAACGCGCACACCAGCTGGGAGTAAAGCCCTTAGCACGGATTGCAGCCAATGCATTTGCTGGAGTTGAGCCTCATCTTATGGGCTATGGCCCTGTCCCGGCAGTGAATAAACTGCTTAAAAAGACAGGAAAAAAGTTAGATGATATAGACCTGATTGAACTCAACGAAGCGTTTGCAGCACAGTATTTGGCATGTGAAAAAGGTCTTGGACTTGACCGAAGTAAAGTCAATGTGAATGGTTCAGGTATTGCCTTAGGACATCCGGTTGGATGTACTGGTGCGCGTATTATCGTTTCCCTCATTTATGAGATGAAAAAGCGCAATGCACAGTGGGGGATAGCAACACTGTGTGTTGGCGGTGGAATGGGTGCAGCAGTACTTGTAGAGAATATATAA